From one Nonomuraea polychroma genomic stretch:
- a CDS encoding ABC transporter permease — MAETRQDTPPGELHWYDLPDDEAHEDTAARPHETRTTGLPREGRAAGLGRAVRRAAVNSTAILLLLAAWEILPRLGVVDRVFVPPLSDDLVAWYDLLIGGQLPEHLQASLARSLAGFGLAIVLAIPLGLLIGWYRPVADFLTPLLEVFRNTSAVALLPVFTLILGIGETTKIAFVLYACSWPILLNTISGVKTVEPLLIKSARSMGLGPVRLFQKVILPAAVPTIFTGVRLAGAYSILVLLFAEMVGAKAGLGYLILDTQSSFRIPDMYAGIITISVLGLLFNLLLVAVERRFSTWRTT, encoded by the coding sequence ATGGCTGAGACCCGGCAGGACACGCCACCCGGCGAACTCCACTGGTACGACCTCCCCGACGACGAAGCACACGAGGACACCGCCGCCCGCCCGCACGAGACCCGGACAACAGGCCTCCCGCGCGAGGGCCGGGCGGCAGGCCTCGGGCGGGCGGTCCGGCGCGCCGCCGTGAACTCCACGGCCATCCTGCTCCTCCTGGCCGCCTGGGAGATCCTGCCCAGGCTCGGCGTCGTGGACCGCGTCTTCGTCCCCCCGCTCTCCGACGACCTCGTCGCCTGGTACGACCTCCTCATCGGCGGGCAACTCCCCGAGCACCTGCAGGCCTCCCTGGCCCGTTCCCTGGCCGGCTTCGGCCTGGCCATCGTGCTGGCCATCCCGCTCGGCCTGCTGATCGGCTGGTACCGTCCGGTCGCCGACTTCCTGACCCCGCTGCTCGAGGTCTTCCGCAACACCTCGGCGGTGGCGCTGCTGCCGGTGTTCACGCTGATCCTCGGTATCGGCGAGACCACGAAGATCGCCTTCGTCCTGTACGCGTGCTCGTGGCCGATCCTGCTCAACACCATCAGCGGCGTGAAGACCGTCGAACCCCTGCTCATCAAGTCGGCCAGATCCATGGGGCTCGGCCCGGTCCGCCTGTTCCAGAAGGTGATCCTGCCTGCCGCCGTGCCCACGATCTTCACCGGCGTGCGGCTGGCGGGCGCGTACTCGATCCTCGTGCTGCTCTTCGCCGAGATGGTCGGGGCCAAGGCCGGGCTCGGCTATCTCATCCTGGACACCCAGTCCAGCTTCCGCATCCCCGACATGTACGCCGGCATCATCACGATCTCCGTGCTCGGCCTGCTGTTCAACCTGTTGCTGGTCGCCGTCGAGCGCCGCTTCTCCACCTGGAGGACCACGTGA
- a CDS encoding beta-galactosidase, protein MRRTLSVLLAMLLTCAALVAPARAAAAREVTYDRYSLMVDGRRVVLQAAEFHYFRLPSPRLWRDVLEKFKAAGFNAVSLYFSWAYHSPKSGVYDFTGVRDVDRLLRMASEAGLYVIARPGPYINAESSGGGLPAWVKTVPGRARSSESGYQAAYREWLHHINPIIARHQITGGGPVILYNAENEYQVNTDAAYMQDIQDQARADGIDVPITTNDCCDGGSWSSTWATGPGAVQIPGIDDYPQSFECANPGLWGPWGEGLTERLRDDIPVFAAEYQAGAIDVGNAGYDKCRELTGPAFMKYFYKNNLVTTGATMFSYYMGYGGTNWGWLAQPNDVYTSYDYGAPITEARRLTPKYDEFKRQGYFLQAVTPLAKTDPLAAPPVDNPALTTVARANPDTGTQFVLVKHADRAATSTDAATLDWAGHRVPVQVKGRDAHVLVAGYDLGAQRLTLSTSELMTHAAIGGRDVAVLYGTSGSPGATILRYGSEPRVTVLDGRVTSTYSGGDLRLDYTHEGLARVLVTGGGRRPLLLLIGTDAEAASFWRTDTASGPVLVRGTDLVRAASVNDGTVRLTADVAAAGEVEVFAPPAAHRLRIGADDVRVTRTSSGSLLGSTRPPGPAPLPALTGWRAHAESPEAQPGFDDSRWTVADRTTTTSPHPPKTLPVLYADDYGYHYGNVWYRGHFTATGAETTIDLNAVTGLRGNYLVWLNGRYLGSAAGGVQADSGDQWTPPNPDPGPGHFAIPSGLLKPGADNVIAVLVANMGHNDDWIADDLRFKQPRGLVGASAGGTPISWRIQGAAGVDPVRGGLNNGGLYGERTGWHLPTYPDKSWKPANPAATPLPPGVTWYRTSFRLDLPANQDVPVGLRFGGEPSPAYLVQIFLNGWNVGQYGGDIGPQREFSVPAGLLNEHGTNTLALAVTAEQPVPAGPGPISLFAYGNVRVD, encoded by the coding sequence ATGAGGCGGACCCTCTCGGTGCTCCTGGCCATGCTGCTGACCTGCGCTGCCCTCGTCGCGCCCGCTCGCGCCGCAGCCGCGCGTGAGGTCACCTACGACCGGTATTCGCTGATGGTGGACGGCCGCCGGGTCGTGCTGCAGGCGGCCGAGTTCCACTACTTCCGGCTTCCCAGCCCGCGGTTGTGGCGGGACGTGCTGGAGAAGTTCAAGGCGGCCGGGTTCAACGCGGTCTCGCTCTACTTCTCGTGGGCCTACCACTCGCCGAAGTCCGGCGTGTACGACTTCACCGGCGTACGCGACGTGGACCGGCTGCTGCGGATGGCGTCCGAGGCCGGGCTGTACGTGATCGCCCGGCCGGGGCCGTACATCAACGCCGAGAGCAGCGGCGGCGGTCTGCCCGCCTGGGTGAAGACCGTGCCGGGGCGCGCCCGCAGCAGCGAGAGCGGATACCAGGCCGCCTATCGCGAGTGGTTGCACCACATCAACCCGATCATCGCCAGGCACCAGATCACCGGGGGCGGGCCGGTGATCCTCTACAACGCCGAGAACGAGTACCAGGTCAACACCGATGCCGCGTACATGCAGGACATCCAGGACCAAGCCCGGGCCGACGGCATCGACGTGCCCATCACCACCAACGACTGCTGCGACGGCGGCAGCTGGAGCTCGACCTGGGCGACCGGGCCAGGAGCCGTGCAGATCCCGGGCATCGACGACTACCCGCAGTCCTTCGAGTGCGCCAATCCCGGGCTGTGGGGGCCGTGGGGCGAAGGGCTGACCGAGCGGCTGCGCGACGACATCCCCGTGTTCGCCGCCGAATACCAGGCCGGCGCGATCGACGTGGGCAACGCCGGCTACGACAAGTGCCGCGAGCTCACCGGACCTGCCTTCATGAAGTACTTCTACAAGAACAACCTGGTCACGACCGGGGCGACGATGTTCTCGTACTACATGGGGTACGGCGGCACCAACTGGGGTTGGCTCGCCCAGCCCAACGACGTCTACACCTCCTACGACTACGGCGCCCCGATCACCGAGGCCAGGCGGCTCACTCCCAAGTACGACGAGTTCAAGCGCCAGGGCTACTTCCTGCAGGCGGTCACCCCGCTGGCCAAGACCGACCCGCTCGCCGCGCCGCCCGTGGACAACCCGGCCCTGACCACGGTGGCGCGCGCCAACCCGGACACCGGCACCCAGTTCGTCCTGGTCAAGCACGCCGACCGGGCCGCGACGAGCACGGACGCCGCCACCCTCGACTGGGCGGGACACCGGGTGCCCGTGCAGGTCAAGGGGCGCGACGCGCACGTCCTCGTCGCCGGGTACGACCTCGGCGCCCAGCGCCTGACCCTGTCCACGTCCGAGCTCATGACGCACGCCGCCATCGGCGGCCGCGACGTCGCCGTCCTCTACGGCACGAGCGGCTCGCCCGGGGCCACCATCCTGCGGTACGGGTCCGAGCCGCGGGTCACAGTGCTCGACGGCCGCGTCACCAGCACCTACTCCGGCGGCGACCTGCGGCTCGACTACACCCACGAGGGGCTCGCCCGGGTGCTGGTCACCGGTGGCGGGCGGCGGCCGCTGCTGCTCCTGATCGGCACGGACGCGGAGGCGGCGAGCTTCTGGCGGACGGACACGGCGTCGGGCCCGGTGCTGGTGCGCGGCACGGACCTCGTCCGCGCGGCGTCGGTGAACGACGGCACCGTGCGCCTGACGGCCGACGTGGCGGCGGCGGGGGAGGTCGAGGTGTTCGCGCCACCTGCGGCCCACCGCCTGCGAATCGGCGCGGACGACGTCCGCGTGACCCGCACCTCCAGCGGTTCACTGCTCGGCAGCACACGCCCGCCCGGCCCGGCGCCGCTGCCCGCGCTGACCGGCTGGCGGGCCCACGCCGAGTCCCCCGAGGCGCAGCCCGGCTTCGACGACTCCCGCTGGACCGTCGCCGACCGCACCACGACGACCAGCCCGCACCCGCCCAAGACCCTGCCCGTCCTGTACGCCGACGACTACGGCTACCACTACGGCAACGTCTGGTACCGCGGCCACTTCACCGCCACCGGCGCCGAGACCACGATCGACCTGAACGCGGTCACCGGCCTGCGCGGCAACTACCTCGTCTGGCTCAACGGCCGCTACCTCGGCTCGGCCGCCGGCGGCGTGCAGGCGGACTCCGGCGACCAATGGACCCCGCCCAACCCCGACCCGGGCCCCGGCCACTTCGCCATCCCGTCAGGCCTGCTGAAGCCGGGCGCCGACAACGTGATCGCCGTGCTCGTCGCCAACATGGGCCACAACGACGACTGGATCGCCGACGACCTGCGCTTCAAGCAGCCACGCGGCCTGGTGGGCGCCTCCGCCGGCGGCACCCCCATCTCCTGGCGCATCCAGGGCGCCGCCGGGGTCGACCCGGTGCGCGGCGGGCTCAACAACGGTGGCCTGTACGGCGAACGCACCGGCTGGCATCTCCCGACATATCCCGACAAATCATGGAAACCCGCTAACCCTGCCGCCACGCCCCTGCCCCCCGGCGTCACCTGGTACAGGACCTCGTTCCGGCTCGACCTGCCCGCGAACCAGGACGTCCCGGTGGGGCTCCGCTTCGGCGGCGAGCCGTCCCCCGCGTACCTCGTGCAGATCTTCCTCAACGGCTGGAACGTCGGCCAGTACGGCGGCGACATCGGCCCGCAACGCGAGTTCTCCGTCCCTGCGGGGCTCCTGAACGAGCACGGCACGAACACCCTCGCCCTGGCCGTCACCGCCGAGCAGCCGGTGCCCGCCGGCCCGGGCCCGATCAGCCTGTTCGCCTACGGCAACGTCCGGGTGGACTAA
- a CDS encoding GntR family transcriptional regulator: protein MPTFPQGKPRPRLTGSQGGEPKYQAIYRDLLAQIDGGAFAPGEPLPAQRELSDYYGVSLMTVRQALQRLSAEGRIEQRQGLGTFVAGNVIPYQMNSLGSLAEDLAGQGIELRTVLLGARRALPPAAVRAELGLGPDAEVTVIERLRVVDGSPVIHQVSYTPLDLGGEPAGGELERTPLYRLIEERCGVSPAWATEAIRPVVLSEEQASLLRRPVGDAALMSTRVTYDAEDRAVLADRAVMCAAQIVFTTRRQVREPAVSLRLDA from the coding sequence ATGCCGACGTTCCCTCAGGGAAAACCGCGGCCGCGCCTCACCGGGTCGCAGGGGGGTGAGCCGAAATATCAGGCCATCTACCGTGATCTGCTCGCCCAGATCGACGGTGGCGCGTTCGCGCCCGGCGAGCCGCTGCCCGCGCAGCGGGAGCTGAGCGACTACTACGGTGTCAGCCTGATGACCGTGCGGCAGGCGTTGCAGCGGCTGAGCGCGGAAGGGCGCATCGAGCAGCGGCAGGGGCTCGGCACGTTCGTGGCGGGGAACGTGATCCCCTACCAGATGAACAGCCTGGGCAGCCTGGCCGAGGATCTCGCCGGGCAGGGGATCGAGCTGCGGACGGTGCTGCTCGGCGCGCGCCGCGCTCTGCCGCCGGCGGCGGTGCGGGCGGAGCTGGGGCTGGGCCCGGACGCCGAGGTCACGGTCATCGAACGGCTGCGGGTCGTGGACGGCTCCCCCGTGATCCACCAGGTGTCGTACACGCCACTCGACCTGGGCGGGGAGCCCGCGGGCGGTGAGCTGGAGCGCACCCCGCTCTACCGGCTGATCGAGGAGCGGTGCGGGGTGTCGCCGGCCTGGGCCACCGAGGCGATCAGGCCGGTCGTGTTGTCGGAGGAGCAGGCTTCGCTGTTGCGGCGGCCGGTGGGCGATGCGGCGCTCATGAGCACCCGGGTCACCTATGACGCGGAGGACCGGGCGGTGCTGGCGGACCGGGCGGTCATGTGCGCCGCCCAGATCGTGTTCACCACCCGGCGCCAGGTGCGGGAACCGGCCGTCTCGCTGCGCCTCGACGCCTGA
- a CDS encoding ABC transporter ATP-binding protein, whose amino-acid sequence MTKIGIRNVTKTFRVRDSGAPFTALSGVDLDVREGEFLTLVGPSGCGKSTLLDLVAGLTQPTSGEIVIDGAPVTGPGLDRGVVFQQYALFPWRTAQANVEFGLEAKAVPRKERARRAREHLALVGLSGFEDRYPHELSGGMRQRVAIARSLAFDPDVLLMDEPFAALDAQTRESLQEELVRVWQHTGKTVIFITHGIDEAVYLGERVAVMTSRPGRIKEVVEIAFDSREGDLRADPVFGEYRHHVWKLLRDEVAAAQVQEREVAISHG is encoded by the coding sequence ATGACCAAGATCGGCATCAGGAACGTCACCAAGACCTTCCGCGTCCGCGACTCCGGCGCGCCGTTCACCGCGCTGTCCGGCGTGGACCTCGACGTGCGCGAGGGGGAATTCCTCACGCTCGTGGGCCCCAGCGGCTGCGGCAAGTCCACGCTCCTCGACCTGGTCGCCGGGCTGACGCAGCCGACATCCGGCGAGATCGTCATCGACGGCGCCCCCGTCACGGGTCCCGGGCTCGACCGGGGGGTCGTCTTCCAGCAGTACGCGCTGTTCCCCTGGCGTACCGCCCAGGCCAACGTCGAGTTCGGGCTGGAGGCCAAGGCCGTGCCACGGAAGGAACGGGCCCGGCGGGCACGCGAGCACCTCGCGCTCGTCGGCCTGTCCGGGTTCGAGGACCGTTACCCGCACGAGTTGTCCGGCGGCATGCGGCAGCGGGTGGCCATCGCCCGCAGCCTCGCCTTCGACCCGGACGTGCTGCTGATGGACGAGCCGTTCGCCGCGCTGGACGCGCAGACCCGCGAGTCCCTGCAGGAGGAGCTGGTACGCGTCTGGCAGCACACCGGCAAGACGGTCATCTTCATCACGCACGGCATCGACGAGGCCGTCTACCTGGGGGAGCGGGTCGCGGTGATGACCTCCAGGCCCGGCCGGATCAAGGAGGTCGTGGAGATCGCGTTCGACTCGCGCGAGGGCGACCTGCGGGCCGATCCGGTGTTCGGCGAGTACCGCCACCACGTGTGGAAGCTGCTGCGTGACGAGGTGGCGGCGGCGCAGGTCCAGGAGCGGGAGGTGGCGATCTCCCATGGCTGA
- a CDS encoding NADPH-dependent FMN reductase: MSIVTLVGNPRAVSRTRTVAIAAAEAIAARIGTAGAHEVVDLSALGPHLLSPGASPGVEVALELVAESSVLVVASPTYKGTYTGLLKSFLDRLPPDALAGKAALPLLVMGDPKHALAVEVHLRPLLVELGATVPTPGLAVLEAQLPHLDDVLTAWAGRVAPQAAAVLGERALS; this comes from the coding sequence ATGAGCATCGTCACGCTGGTCGGCAATCCCCGGGCGGTCTCCCGGACGCGCACCGTCGCCATCGCGGCCGCCGAGGCGATCGCGGCCAGGATCGGCACGGCCGGAGCCCACGAGGTCGTGGACCTGTCCGCGCTCGGCCCGCACCTGCTCTCGCCCGGCGCGTCCCCTGGCGTGGAGGTGGCACTGGAGTTGGTAGCCGAGTCGAGCGTGCTCGTGGTGGCCAGCCCCACGTACAAGGGCACCTACACCGGACTGCTCAAATCCTTCCTCGACCGCCTGCCGCCGGACGCGCTGGCCGGCAAGGCGGCGCTGCCGCTGCTGGTCATGGGGGATCCCAAGCACGCGCTGGCGGTCGAGGTGCACCTGAGGCCGCTGCTGGTGGAGCTCGGCGCCACCGTGCCCACCCCCGGGCTGGCGGTGCTCGAAGCGCAACTCCCGCACCTGGACGACGTCCTGACGGCCTGGGCCGGCCGGGTCGCCCCGCAGGCGGCCGCGGTGCTGGGGGAGCGGGCGTTGTCGTAG
- the trpA gene encoding tryptophan synthase subunit alpha — translation MSVRATIEGAKREGRAALIGYLPVGFPDVGTSVAAMRAMVAGGVDVVEVGLPYSDPLMDGPLIQRATEAALAGGVTPADGFTAVREAGAPALVMTYWTLVDRYGVARFAADLAAAGGAGLITPDLIPDEAAGWHAAADEHGLDRVHLVAPTSTPERLALAARSSRGFLYAASLMGVTGERDLVSTTAKDLVARAKEVTDLPVCVGLGVGTGAQAAEVAGFADGVIVGSAFVRALMDAPDRASGLAAVEAVARELAAGVRKAASVAAK, via the coding sequence ATGAGCGTCCGGGCGACCATCGAAGGAGCCAAGCGCGAGGGGCGGGCCGCGCTCATCGGGTACCTGCCGGTCGGCTTTCCCGACGTCGGCACGTCGGTGGCGGCGATGCGCGCCATGGTGGCCGGTGGCGTGGACGTCGTGGAGGTGGGCCTGCCGTACTCCGACCCGCTCATGGACGGCCCCCTCATCCAGCGGGCCACCGAGGCGGCGCTCGCCGGCGGCGTCACCCCGGCGGACGGGTTCACCGCGGTACGGGAGGCCGGGGCGCCGGCGCTCGTCATGACGTACTGGACGCTCGTCGACCGCTACGGGGTCGCGCGGTTCGCGGCGGATCTGGCCGCCGCGGGCGGCGCCGGCCTGATCACCCCGGACCTCATCCCCGACGAGGCCGCCGGCTGGCACGCGGCGGCCGATGAACACGGGCTCGACCGCGTGCACCTCGTGGCGCCGACCTCCACGCCGGAGCGGCTGGCGCTGGCCGCCCGTTCCTCGCGCGGCTTCCTGTACGCGGCCTCTCTCATGGGGGTGACCGGTGAGCGGGACCTGGTGAGCACGACCGCGAAGGACCTGGTCGCACGGGCCAAGGAGGTCACGGACCTGCCCGTGTGCGTGGGGCTCGGCGTGGGCACCGGCGCGCAGGCCGCCGAGGTCGCGGGCTTCGCCGACGGCGTGATCGTCGGCTCGGCGTTCGTCCGCGCGCTCATGGACGCCCCGGACCGGGCGTCCGGTCTGGCCGCGGTCGAGGCGGTGGCCAGGGAACTCGCGGCCGGTGTGCGAAAGGCAGCAAGCGTCGCGGCCAAGTGA
- the trpB gene encoding tryptophan synthase subunit beta: protein MHAQAVRTPLTGRTGPYFGTFGGRFIPEALVAALDELDAAYRDALADPEFMERLDELHRTYVGRPSLITETPRFARHAGGARILLKREDLNHTGSHKINNVIGQALLTLRMGKTRVIAETGAGQHGVATATAAALLGLDAVVYMGEVDMRRQALNVVRMRLLGAEVIPVTSGSRTLKDAMNEAMRDWVTNVENTHYLIGSAAGPHPFPTMVREFQQVIGVEARRQTLALAGRLPDVVCACVGGGSNAIGIFHAFLDDPDVGLVGLEAGGDGVETGRHAASVSGGGLGILHGTRTFVLQDAHGQTMESHSISAGLDYPGVGPQHAWLHDIGRARYASVPDAEAMEAFALLCRTEGIIPAIESAYALAGAIREGRRLGPDGIVLVSLSGRGDKDVDTAARYFGLLGEGSGE from the coding sequence ATGCACGCACAAGCCGTGCGGACACCGCTCACCGGGCGGACCGGGCCGTATTTCGGCACGTTCGGCGGCCGGTTCATCCCGGAAGCGCTGGTGGCCGCCCTGGACGAGCTGGACGCCGCTTACCGGGACGCGCTGGCGGATCCGGAGTTCATGGAGCGGCTCGACGAGCTGCACCGTACGTACGTGGGCCGGCCGAGCCTGATCACCGAGACCCCGCGGTTCGCGCGGCACGCCGGCGGCGCGCGCATCCTGCTCAAGCGCGAGGACCTCAACCACACCGGATCCCACAAGATCAACAACGTGATCGGCCAGGCGCTGCTCACCCTGCGCATGGGCAAGACCCGCGTCATCGCCGAGACGGGCGCGGGCCAGCACGGCGTGGCCACCGCCACGGCCGCCGCGCTGCTCGGCCTGGACGCCGTGGTCTACATGGGCGAGGTCGACATGCGGCGCCAGGCGCTCAACGTGGTCAGGATGCGGCTGCTCGGCGCCGAGGTGATCCCCGTGACGTCGGGCTCGCGCACGCTCAAGGACGCCATGAACGAGGCCATGCGCGACTGGGTGACCAACGTCGAGAACACCCACTACCTGATCGGCTCGGCGGCCGGGCCGCATCCGTTCCCGACGATGGTGCGCGAGTTCCAGCAGGTCATCGGGGTGGAGGCACGCCGGCAGACGCTGGCGCTGGCCGGGCGGCTGCCCGACGTCGTGTGCGCCTGCGTCGGGGGCGGCTCCAACGCGATCGGGATCTTCCACGCCTTCCTCGACGACCCGGATGTGGGGCTGGTGGGGCTGGAGGCCGGGGGCGACGGGGTCGAGACCGGCCGGCATGCGGCGTCCGTCTCCGGCGGTGGCCTCGGCATCCTGCACGGGACCCGGACGTTCGTGTTGCAGGACGCGCACGGGCAGACCATGGAGAGCCACTCGATCTCGGCAGGGCTCGACTATCCGGGGGTGGGGCCGCAACACGCCTGGCTGCACGACATCGGCCGGGCGCGGTACGCGTCGGTGCCGGACGCGGAGGCCATGGAGGCGTTCGCGCTGCTGTGCCGTACCGAGGGGATCATCCCGGCCATCGAGAGCGCGTACGCGCTGGCCGGCGCGATCCGGGAGGGCCGGCGGCTGGGGCCGGACGGGATCGTGCTCGTCAGCCTGTCCGGCCGCGGCGACAAGGACGTGGACACGGCGGCCCGCTACTTCGGCCTGCTGGGGGAGGGGAGCGGCGAATGA
- a CDS encoding LLM class flavin-dependent oxidoreductase, producing MTRKLHLNAFLMGVGHHEAAWRHPRTEPARLTDARHYQDLARIAERGKLDSVFLADGVALQGNAAHNALGGLEPLTLLSALAAVTDHIGLIATVSTTYNEPFHVARKFASLDHISGGRAGWNIVTSAGEAEARNFGVERPAHAARYARASEFLEVVRKLWDSWEDDAILGDRVGGHYADTAKIHAIEHVGEHFAVRGPLNTSRPPQGHPLLVQAGSSEDGKEFAARYAEAVFTAQQTLAEGQEFYADLKRRLAAYGRRHDELLVLPGISPIIGSTEREALRLEKELEELIIPAYGLAQLSHMTGIDLTEDALDQPLPDVPVETEGAQSRRKLVLDLARRERLTVRQLLGRLAGGRGHRVVAGTPEQIADQIQEWFLNGAADGFNIMPPILPGGLSDFVDQVVPELQARGLFRHEYEGRTLRDNYGLDRPASQYAARQELAVAG from the coding sequence GTGACGAGAAAGCTCCACCTCAACGCCTTCCTCATGGGCGTGGGCCACCACGAGGCGGCCTGGCGGCACCCGCGCACCGAGCCGGCCCGCCTCACCGACGCACGCCACTACCAGGACCTGGCCAGGATCGCCGAGCGCGGCAAGCTCGACTCGGTCTTCCTCGCCGACGGCGTGGCGCTGCAGGGCAACGCCGCGCACAACGCGCTCGGCGGCCTGGAGCCGCTGACGTTGTTGTCGGCCCTGGCCGCGGTCACCGACCACATCGGGCTCATCGCCACCGTGTCGACGACGTACAACGAGCCCTTCCACGTGGCACGCAAGTTCGCCTCGCTCGACCACATCAGCGGCGGCCGGGCCGGCTGGAACATCGTCACCTCGGCCGGCGAGGCCGAAGCCCGCAACTTCGGCGTCGAGCGGCCCGCGCACGCCGCCCGCTACGCCAGGGCGAGCGAGTTCCTGGAGGTCGTGCGCAAGTTGTGGGACAGCTGGGAGGACGACGCGATCCTGGGCGACCGCGTCGGCGGCCACTATGCAGACACCGCCAAGATCCATGCGATCGAGCACGTGGGCGAGCACTTCGCGGTGCGCGGCCCGCTCAACACCTCCCGCCCGCCCCAGGGCCACCCGCTCCTCGTCCAGGCCGGATCGTCGGAGGACGGCAAGGAGTTCGCCGCCCGCTACGCCGAGGCCGTCTTCACCGCGCAGCAGACGCTCGCCGAGGGGCAGGAGTTCTACGCCGACCTGAAGCGCCGCCTCGCGGCGTACGGCCGGAGGCACGACGAGTTGCTGGTCCTGCCGGGAATCTCGCCGATCATCGGCTCGACCGAGCGGGAGGCGCTGCGGCTGGAGAAGGAGCTGGAGGAGCTCATCATCCCCGCGTACGGGCTGGCCCAGCTCTCCCACATGACCGGCATCGACCTGACCGAGGACGCGCTGGACCAGCCGCTGCCCGACGTGCCCGTCGAGACGGAGGGCGCCCAGAGCCGCCGCAAGCTGGTGCTGGACCTGGCCAGGCGCGAGCGACTCACGGTCAGGCAACTCCTCGGCCGCCTGGCGGGCGGGCGCGGCCACCGCGTCGTCGCCGGCACGCCCGAGCAGATCGCCGACCAGATCCAGGAGTGGTTCCTCAACGGCGCGGCCGACGGGTTCAACATCATGCCGCCGATCCTGCCCGGCGGCCTGTCCGACTTCGTCGACCAGGTCGTGCCGGAACTGCAGGCGCGGGGGCTGTTCAGGCACGAGTACGAGGGCCGTACGCTCCGCGACAACTACGGCCTGGACCGGCCCGCCTCCCAGTACGCCGCGCGGCAGGAACTGGCGGTGGCCGGATGA
- a CDS encoding putative quinol monooxygenase: protein MIFITAKFRILPEHADRWPEISAEFTQATRAEPGCLWFDWSRSLDDPNEYVLVEAFRDDAAGGAHVQSDHFKQAQRTLPDYLAETPRIVNAAVPQDDWSELGELAVPPRG, encoded by the coding sequence ATGATCTTCATCACCGCAAAGTTCCGCATCCTGCCCGAGCACGCCGACCGCTGGCCGGAGATCTCCGCCGAGTTCACCCAGGCGACCCGGGCCGAGCCCGGCTGCCTGTGGTTCGACTGGTCGCGCAGCCTCGATGACCCGAACGAGTACGTCCTGGTCGAGGCGTTCCGCGACGACGCGGCCGGGGGCGCGCACGTGCAGTCGGACCACTTCAAGCAGGCTCAGCGCACGCTGCCGGACTACCTGGCCGAGACGCCGCGCATCGTCAACGCCGCAGTTCCGCAGGACGACTGGTCGGAGCTCGGCGAGCTCGCCGTGCCGCCGCGCGGTTAG
- a CDS encoding ABC transporter substrate-binding protein yields the protein MIKLRHALMAALLPAVLAGCGGAEAQSADSEVKVLRYQGSAGSVTFPELAEELGFLGDVKLKWVGNTTSGPQDIQSAATGQTDFGGAFDGAIIKLKAAKAPIKAVIGYYGSDQETFNGYYVNENSPIKTARDLIGKKIGVNTLGAHHEAVIKEYLRREGLTPEEIKQVQLVVIPPVNTEQALRQGQLDAGTLGGLLKDKALERGGLRPLFTDVDLFGPFTAGSVVLREDFIAQNPTTTKTFVTGFAKAVEWAQTHPREEVIATFERIIAERGRNESTDTVRFWKSTGIAGKGGVIAEKEFQTWIDWLEREGDIKPGQVKAADLYTNAFNPYGGPVQRTTAGSGVRTDAGGSGS from the coding sequence GTGATCAAGCTCAGACATGCCCTCATGGCCGCCCTGCTCCCCGCCGTCCTGGCCGGGTGCGGCGGCGCCGAGGCGCAATCCGCCGACTCGGAAGTGAAGGTGCTGCGCTACCAGGGCAGCGCCGGCTCCGTCACCTTCCCCGAACTCGCCGAGGAGCTCGGCTTTCTCGGCGACGTCAAGCTGAAGTGGGTGGGCAACACCACCTCAGGACCGCAGGACATCCAGTCGGCGGCCACCGGCCAGACCGACTTCGGCGGCGCCTTCGACGGCGCGATCATCAAGCTCAAGGCGGCCAAGGCCCCCATCAAGGCGGTGATCGGCTACTACGGCTCCGACCAGGAGACCTTCAACGGCTACTACGTCAACGAGAACAGCCCCATCAAGACCGCCCGCGACCTCATCGGCAAAAAGATCGGCGTCAACACGCTCGGCGCGCACCACGAGGCCGTCATCAAGGAGTACCTCCGGCGCGAAGGACTGACGCCCGAGGAGATCAAGCAGGTCCAGCTCGTGGTGATCCCGCCGGTCAACACCGAGCAGGCCCTCCGGCAGGGGCAACTCGACGCCGGCACCCTCGGCGGCCTTCTCAAGGACAAGGCGCTCGAACGCGGCGGGCTGCGTCCCCTGTTCACCGACGTGGACCTGTTCGGCCCGTTCACCGCCGGATCCGTCGTCCTGCGCGAGGACTTCATCGCCCAGAACCCGACCACTACCAAGACCTTCGTCACCGGCTTCGCCAAGGCCGTCGAATGGGCGCAGACCCACCCCCGCGAGGAGGTCATCGCCACGTTCGAGCGGATCATCGCCGAACGCGGCCGCAACGAGAGCACCGACACCGTCCGGTTCTGGAAGAGCACCGGCATCGCCGGCAAGGGCGGTGTCATTGCCGAAAAGGAGTTCCAGACCTGGATCGACTGGCTGGAACGCGAAGGCGACATCAAGCCCGGCCAGGTCAAGGCGGCCGACCTCTACACCAACGCGTTCAACCCCTACGGTGGCCCCGTCCAGCGGACCACCGCGGGTAGCGGAGTTCGCACCGACGCCGGCGGGAGCGGATCATGA